In one window of Kitasatospora sp. MMS16-BH015 DNA:
- a CDS encoding ABC transporter substrate-binding protein, giving the protein MIKSRAAVAAVAIALLTGLTAACGAGGGQGATAGAAFDPNACQGGTLTVLNHRGQGNFDPAELYTSGGGKVPTLTFRTLTTRNHITDGPDSAKVVPDLATNTGEPNQDATVWTYHLRPGLKFEDGTPIRSADIKYGLERSFAPELPGGPPYLRDWLVGGETYQGPYKGGDLASIETPDDSTIVFKLRKPEGDFPFLATATQFAPVPKSKDTGTDYQKHPVSSGPYKVVSNDGGKTITLDRNPSWSRSVDDQRLACPDRIQVLSGLDKSVINQRLAAGTGDDAHAVTTDSNVDASVLAKLNSDSALKSRVVTGYFGETQYLAFNPKVKPFDDVRVRQAIAYAIDRQSVVNAVGGSAVAKPATTFLPDQAAFGHTPYDYFPAGQSGDPAKAKELLAQAGYAGGLTITLDHSTVTGDGSGPEVAAAVQQALGKAGITVKLEGTADDDYQTKYQKPATEPGLFLTSWGADWPSGGPFLAPVFDGRQILADGGNYNSFQLNDPQVNAEIDAANKLTDPAQAAKAWGALDAELGKQAYLVPLYHPVYERLFGKGVKNAYVSQWNGVYDLSRISVK; this is encoded by the coding sequence ATGATCAAGAGCAGGGCTGCCGTAGCGGCTGTGGCCATCGCACTGTTGACCGGCCTGACCGCTGCCTGCGGTGCTGGCGGCGGTCAGGGCGCGACGGCGGGCGCTGCCTTCGACCCGAACGCCTGCCAGGGCGGCACCCTGACCGTGCTCAACCACCGCGGGCAGGGCAACTTCGACCCTGCCGAGCTCTACACCTCCGGCGGCGGCAAGGTGCCGACGCTGACCTTCCGGACCCTGACCACGCGCAACCACATCACCGACGGCCCCGACAGCGCCAAGGTGGTGCCCGACCTGGCCACGAACACCGGCGAGCCCAACCAGGACGCCACCGTGTGGACCTACCACCTCAGGCCCGGACTGAAGTTCGAGGACGGCACGCCGATCAGGTCCGCCGACATCAAGTACGGACTGGAGCGCTCATTCGCGCCCGAGCTGCCCGGCGGCCCGCCGTACCTGCGGGACTGGCTGGTCGGCGGCGAGACCTACCAGGGCCCGTACAAGGGCGGCGACCTGGCCTCCATCGAGACGCCGGACGACAGCACCATCGTCTTCAAGCTGCGCAAGCCCGAGGGCGACTTCCCGTTCCTCGCGACGGCCACGCAGTTCGCACCCGTGCCCAAGTCCAAGGACACCGGCACGGACTACCAGAAGCACCCGGTCTCCTCCGGGCCCTACAAGGTGGTGAGCAACGACGGCGGCAAGACCATCACGCTCGACCGCAACCCCAGCTGGTCGCGCTCCGTCGACGACCAGCGCCTCGCCTGCCCGGACCGGATCCAGGTGCTCTCGGGCCTCGACAAGTCGGTCATCAACCAGCGCCTGGCGGCGGGAACGGGCGACGACGCCCATGCGGTGACCACCGACAGCAACGTCGACGCCTCGGTGCTGGCGAAGCTGAACAGCGACAGCGCGCTCAAGAGCCGAGTCGTCACGGGCTACTTCGGCGAGACCCAGTACCTCGCCTTCAACCCGAAGGTGAAGCCGTTCGACGACGTCCGGGTGCGCCAGGCGATCGCGTACGCGATCGACCGGCAGTCGGTTGTCAACGCGGTCGGCGGCAGCGCGGTCGCCAAGCCCGCCACCACCTTCCTGCCGGACCAGGCCGCCTTCGGCCACACCCCGTACGACTACTTTCCGGCCGGCCAGAGCGGTGACCCGGCCAAGGCCAAGGAGCTGCTGGCGCAAGCCGGTTACGCGGGCGGGCTGACCATCACCCTCGACCACTCGACCGTGACCGGCGACGGCAGCGGCCCCGAGGTGGCGGCGGCCGTCCAGCAGGCCCTCGGCAAGGCGGGGATCACCGTCAAGCTGGAGGGCACGGCGGACGACGACTACCAGACCAAGTACCAGAAGCCGGCCACCGAACCGGGACTCTTCCTCACCAGCTGGGGTGCCGACTGGCCCTCCGGCGGGCCGTTCCTGGCCCCGGTGTTCGACGGACGGCAGATCCTGGCAGACGGCGGCAACTACAACTCCTTCCAGCTGAACGACCCGCAGGTCAACGCCGAGATCGACGCCGCCAACAAGCTCACCGACCCGGCGCAGGCGGCGAAGGCCTGGGGCGCGCTCGACGCCGAGCTCGGCAAGCAGGCGTACCTGGTGCCGCTCTACCACCCGGTCTACGAGCGGCTGTTCGGCAAGGGCGTGAAGAACGCCTATGTCAGCCAGTGGAACGGCGTTTACGACCTCTCACGCATCTCGGTCAAGTAA
- a CDS encoding ABC transporter substrate-binding protein, whose amino-acid sequence MRPRRVLVTALTTLVSLASLTACSSTSSGSKASDNPYQLAEPGTIHVGTLSDAPPNVYLKDGRFTGFDNDLFTAVAAKAGLKVQFAATDFSSLLSQVANHKFDVGSSSITITEARKKTVAFSNGYDFGYFGLDVPAGSPVKTFDDLTGKRVVVVQGTVQDDYATKHHLDPVRVPDYNSALNQLKTGTAQAWISPAEIGEKSAADSGGKVVLAQKQLSPAPTAFAVAQDRPQLLAALDKALDEVIADGTWTRLQEQYYPGRAVPEGFKPGGGSVSYPPVTAGGGSPTAASATP is encoded by the coding sequence ATGCGCCCGCGTCGCGTCCTCGTCACCGCCCTCACCACCCTCGTCTCCCTGGCGTCGCTCACCGCTTGCAGCAGCACGTCCTCGGGGAGCAAGGCCTCGGACAACCCGTACCAGCTCGCCGAGCCCGGGACCATACACGTCGGCACGCTCTCCGACGCGCCTCCGAACGTGTACCTCAAGGACGGGAGGTTCACCGGTTTCGACAACGACCTGTTCACCGCCGTGGCCGCCAAGGCCGGCCTCAAGGTGCAGTTCGCCGCGACGGACTTCTCGTCCCTGCTGTCCCAGGTCGCCAACCACAAGTTCGACGTGGGCAGTTCGTCCATCACGATCACCGAGGCCCGCAAGAAGACCGTGGCCTTCAGCAACGGCTACGACTTCGGCTACTTCGGCCTCGACGTCCCGGCCGGCTCACCGGTCAAGACTTTCGACGACTTGACGGGCAAGCGCGTCGTCGTCGTCCAGGGGACCGTGCAGGACGACTACGCGACCAAGCACCACCTCGATCCGGTTCGGGTGCCCGACTACAACAGTGCGCTCAACCAGCTGAAGACCGGTACCGCCCAGGCCTGGATCTCGCCCGCGGAGATCGGCGAGAAGAGCGCCGCCGACAGCGGCGGCAAGGTGGTCCTCGCGCAGAAGCAGCTCAGCCCCGCCCCGACCGCCTTCGCCGTCGCGCAGGACCGCCCGCAGCTGCTCGCCGCGCTCGACAAGGCACTTGACGAGGTGATCGCGGACGGGACCTGGACCCGCCTGCAGGAGCAGTACTACCCGGGCCGGGCCGTGCCGGAAGGCTTCAAGCCCGGCGGCGGGTCCGTCAGCTACCCGCCGGTGACGGCCGGCGGCGGTTCGCCGACGGCGGCGAGCGCGACTCCCTGA